A genomic region of Zalophus californianus isolate mZalCal1 chromosome 1, mZalCal1.pri.v2, whole genome shotgun sequence contains the following coding sequences:
- the CAMSAP3 gene encoding calmodulin-regulated spectrin-associated protein 3 isoform X1, producing the protein MVEAAPPGPGPLRRTFLVPEIKSLDQYDFSRAKAAASLAWVLRAAFGGAEHVPSELWEPFYTDQYAQEHVKPPVTRLLLSAELYCRAWRQALPQLEPPPSPSALLALLARRGTVPALPERPVQEADLKHQPILMGAHLAVIDALMVAFAFEWTKTLPGPLALASLEHKLLFWVDTTIRRLQEKTEQEAAQRASPVAPADGVAPAQPSCPTRWYWKLVPHAIAFCLKESGSKPPMIRYRKDRAVARRAPCFPNVTTLQDLASGAALAATIHCYCPQLLRLEEVCLKDPMSVADSLYNLQLVQDFCASRLPRGCPLSLEDLLYVPPPLKVRSSRGLGGRGRRPGPCVPLADPAFCLQINLVVLLAEMFMCFEVLKPDFVQAKDLPDGHAASPRATEASPAQNSSGCSSPVFNFRHPLLSSGGPQSPLRGSTGSLKSSPSMSHMEALGKAWNRQLSRPLSQAVSFSTPFGLDSDVDVVMGDPVLLRSVSSDSLGPPRPVPARTPVQPPPEPGDLPTIEEALQIIHSAEPRLLPDGAADGSFYLHSPEGSSKLPLASPYPLDGASKPLPAAPTQAPSYVPHPEGPLKPSPCPAGELSKSPALSEGSPKAAASSPAAGNSEVKMTSFAERKKQLVKAEAEAGSPAATPAAAEALSSEMSELGARLEEKRRAIEAQKRRIEAIFAKHRQRLGKSAFLQVQPREAGGEAEADPGPVPGGERPAGEGQGDPAPRPKAVTFSPELGPVPPEGLGDYNRAVSKLSAALSSLQRDMQRLTDQQQRLLAPPEAPGPAPPPAAWVIPGPTVGPKAASPSPARRAPAARRSPGPGPSPTPRSPKHARPAELRLAPLTRVLTPPHDVDSLPHLRKFSPSQVPVQTRSSILLAEGSPPEEPVARPGLIEIPLGSLEEPTAEDEGDGSPPGAEDSLEEEASSEGEPRAGLGFFYKDEDKPEDEMAQKRASLLERQQRRAEEARRRKQWQEAEKEQRREEAARLAQEEVTAGAPAPPAPVAPTAAPAPAGRAPAEEEVGPRRGDFTRLEYERRAQLKLMDDLDKVLRPRAAGTGGPGRGGRRAPRPRSGCCDDSALARSPARGLLGSRLSKVYSQSTLSLSTVANEAPNNLGVKRPTSRAPSPSGLMSPSRLPGSRERDWENGSNASSPASVPEYTGPRLYKEPSAKSNKFIIHNALSHCCLAGKVNEPQKNRILEEIEKSKANHFLILFRDSSCQFRALYTLSGETEELTRLAGYGPRTVTPTMVEGIYKYNSDRKRFTQIPAKTMSMSVDAFTIQGHLWQSKKPTTPKKGSSTPK; encoded by the exons ATGGTGGAGGCGGCGCCCCCCGGGCCCGGGCCGCTGCGGAGGACCTTCCTGGTGCCCGAGATCAAGTCGCTGGACCAGTACGATTTCTCGCGGGCCAAGGCGGCGGCCAGCCTGGCGTGGGTTCTGCGGGCCGCGTTCGGGGGCGCAG AGCATGTGCCCTCGGAGCTGTGGGAGCCCTTCTACACCGACCAGTACGCGCAGGAGCACGTGAAGCCCCCGGTGACGCGGCTGCTGCTCTCGGCCGAGCTCTACTGCCGGGCCTGGCGCCAGGCGCTGCCGCAGCTCgaacccccccccagcccctcggCGCTGCTGGCCCTGCTGGCGCGGAGGGGCACAGTGCCCGCGCTGCCCGAGCGCCCCGTGCAGGAGGCCGACCTGAAGCACCAGCCGATCCTCATG GGAGCCCACCTAGCTGTCATTGACGCCCTCATGGTTGCCTTCGCCTTCGAGTGGACAAAGACACTGCCCGGTCCTTTGGCCCTGGCCAGCTTGGAGCACAAGCTCCTTTTCTGGGTGGACACG accATCCGGCGGCTGCAGGAGAAGACGGAGCAGGAAGCTGCCCAGAGAGCCTCTCCTGTGGCCCCTGCAGATGGGGTGGCCCCAGCACAGCCCTCG TGCCCCACACGCTGGTACTGGAAGCTGGTTCCT CACGCAATTGCCTTCTGTTTGAAGGAGTCGGGGAGCAAACCCCCCATG ATCCGATACCGCAAGGACCGAGCTGTGGCCCGACGCGCCCCCTGCTTTCCAAATGTGACCACCCTCCAGGATCTGGCAAGTGGGGCTGCGCTAGCTGCCACAATTCACTGCTATTGTCCTCAGCTCTTGCGACTCGAGG AGGTGTGCCTCAAGGACCCCATGTCCGTGGCGGACAGCCTGTACAACCTCCAGCTGGTGCAGGATTTCTGTGCCTCCCGCCTTCCTCGTGGCTGCCCGCTCTCCCTCGAGGACCTGCTTTATGTCCCACCGCCCCTCAAGGTAAGGTCATCTCGAGGCCTTGGGGGCCGAGGCAGGCGTCCAGGGCCATGCGTCCCATTGGCTGACCCTGCCTTCTGCCTCCAGATCAACCTGGTGGTGCTGCTTGCCGAGATGTTCATGTGCTTTGAGGTGCTGAAACCTGATTTCGTCCAGGCCAAGGACCTGCCTGATGGTCACG CGGCCTCCCCCCGGGCCACGGAGGCCTCTCCCGCTCAGAACAGCAGTGGCTGCAG TTCTCCTGTCTTCAACTTCCGCCACCCGCTTCTGTCATCTGGCGGCCCCCAGTCCCCACTCCGTGGATCCACAG GCTCACTGAAGTCCTCCCCGTCCATGTCCCACATGGAGGCCCTCGGCAAGGCCTGGAACCGTCAGCTCAG CCGTCCCCTTTCCCAGGCAGTGTCGTTCAGCACCCCCTTTGGCCTGGACAGCGACGTGGATGTTGTCATGGGAGACCCCGTCCTCCTCCGCTCGGTCAGCTCGGACAGCTTGGGCCCCCCGCGCCCGGTGCCAGCCCGGACCCCCGTCCAGCCGCCCCCGGAGCCCGGAGACCTGCCTACCATCGAGGAGGCCCTGCAGATCATCCACAGCGCCGAGCCCCGGCTGCTCCCAGACGGGGCGGCCGACGGCAGCTTCTACCTCCACTCCCCTGAGGGCTCCTCCAAACTGCCGCTGGCCTCCCCCTACCCACTCGACGGGGCCTCAAAGCCACTGCCCGCTGCGCCCACCCAAGCACCCAGCTATGTGCCCCACCCTGAGGGCCCCCTGAAACCGTCTCCCTGCCCGGCAGGGGAGCTGTCGAAATCACCAGCCCTGTCTGAGGGCTCCCCGAAGGCAGCAGCTTCATCCCCTGCGGCTGGCAACTCTGAGGTGAAGATGACCAGCTTTGCTGAGCGCAAGAAGCAGCTGGTCAAGGCTGAGGCCGAGGCAGGGTCCCCGGCAGCCACCCCTGCCGCAGCAGAGGCCCTGAGCTCGGAGATGAGTGAGCTGGGGGCCCGGCTGGAGGAGAAACGGAGGGCCATCGAGGCTCAGAAGCGGCGCATCGAGGCCATCTTTGCTAAACACCGGCAGCGACTGGGCAAGAGCGCTTTCCTGCAGGTGCAGCCGcgggaggctggaggggaggcggagGCGGACCCCGGCCCGGTCCCTGGTGGGGAGCGGCCAGCGGGCGAGGGCCAGGGCGATCCGGCCCCACGGCCCAAGGCAGTGACCTTCTCACCTGAACTGGGCCCGGTGCCCCCCGAGGGGCTGGGGGACTATAACCGGGCGGTCAGCAAGCTAAGTGCTGCGCTGAGCTCACTGCAGCGGGACATGCAGAGGCTCACGGACCAGCAGCAGCGGCTCCTGGCCCCACCCGAGGCCCCGGGGCCTGCCCCACCACCTGCTGCATGGGTCATCCCTGGTCCCACAGTGGGTCCCAAAGCCGCGTCTCCCAGCCCTGCTCGGCGTGCCCCAGCTGCCCGGCGCAGCCCCGGGCCTGGCCCCAGCCCGACACCCCGAAGCCCGAAACATGCACGGCCAGCAGAGCTGCGGCTAGCACCCCTGACAAGAGTGCTCACACCTCCCCACGATGTAGACAGCCTCCCCCACCTGCGCAAGTTCTCGCCAAGTCAGGTGCCTGTGCAGACACGCTCCTCTATCCTCCTGGCGGAGGGGTCACCACCAGAGGAGCCTGTGGCCCGGCCTGGCCTCATCGAGATCCCACTGGGCAGCCTGGAAGAGCCCACAGCCGAGGACGAGGGAGATGGGAGCCCCCCTGGTGCTGAGGATTCCTTGGAGGAAGAGGCGTCTTCAGAGGGAGAGCCCCGGGCCGGGCTGGGCTTTTTCTATAAG GATGAAGACAAGCCCGAGGACGAGATGGCCCAAAAGCGGGCCAGTCTGCTGGAACGGCAGCAGCGGCGGGCAGAGGAGGCGCGGCGGCGGAAACAGTGGCAGGAGGCCGAGAAGGAGCAGCGGAGGGAAGAGGCCGCACG GCTGGCCCAGGAGGAGGTGACCGCGGGTGCCCCGGCCCCCCCAGCTCCTGTGGCCCccacagcagccccagcccctgccggGAGGGCCCCAGCTGAGGAAGAAGTGGGCCCCAGGCGGGGGGACTTCACGCGGCTCGAGTATGAACGCAGGGCCCAGCTGAAGCTGATGGATGACCTTGACAAAGTGCTGCGGCCACGGGCTGCGGGGACcggggggccgggccggggcgggcGGAGGGCCCCCCGGCCACGCTCTGGTTGCTGTGATGACTCGGCCCTGGCACGAAGCCCTGCCCGTGGCCTGCTGG gctcccggctcagcaaaGTCTACTCTCAGTCCACCCTGTCACTGTCCACCGTGGCCAATGAGGCCCCCAATAACCTCGGCGTGAAGAGGCCCACGTCTCG ggctcCGTCCCCATCCGGCCTCATGTCCCCCAGCCGCCTGCCTGGCAGCCGTGAGCGCGACTGGGAGAATGGCAGCAACGCCTCCTCCCCGGCATCGGTGCCCGAGTACACCG GTCCACGGCTGTACAAGGAGCCCAGCGCCAAGTCCAACAAGTTCATCATACACAATGCCCTGTCTCACTGCTGCTTGGCAGGCAAGGTGAACGAACCGCAGAAGAACCGCATTCTCGAG GAAATTGAGAAGAGCAAGGCCAACCACTTCCTGATCCTCTTCCGGGACTCGAGCTGCCAGTTCCGGGCCCTCTACACCCTGTCCGGGGAGACAGAGGAGCTGACCCGCCTGGCGGGCTATGGCCCCCGCACGGTCACACCCACCATGGTCGAGGGCATCTACAAGTACAACTCGGACCGCAAGCGCTTTACCCAGATCCCTGCCAAGACCATGTCCATGAGTGTAGACGCCTTCACCATCCAGGGCCACCTCTGGCAGAGCAAGAAGCCCACGACTCCCAAGAAGGGCAGCAGCACCCCCAAGTAG
- the CAMSAP3 gene encoding calmodulin-regulated spectrin-associated protein 3 isoform X5 — MVEAAPPGPGPLRRTFLVPEIKSLDQYDFSRAKAAASLAWVLRAAFGGAEHVPSELWEPFYTDQYAQEHVKPPVTRLLLSAELYCRAWRQALPQLEPPPSPSALLALLARRGTVPALPERPVQEADLKHQPILMGAHLAVIDALMVAFAFEWTKTLPGPLALASLEHKLLFWVDTTIRRLQEKTEQEAAQRASPVAPADGVAPAQPSCPTRWYWKLVPHAIAFCLKESGSKPPMIRYRKDRAVARRAPCFPNVTTLQDLASGAALAATIHCYCPQLLRLEEVCLKDPMSVADSLYNLQLVQDFCASRLPRGCPLSLEDLLYVPPPLKINLVVLLAEMFMCFEVLKPDFVQAKDLPDGHAASPRATEASPAQNSSGCSSPVFNFRHPLLSSGGPQSPLRGSTGSLKSSPSMSHMEALGKAWNRQLSRPLSQAVSFSTPFGLDSDVDVVMGDPVLLRSVSSDSLGPPRPVPARTPVQPPPEPGDLPTIEEALQIIHSAEPRLLPDGAADGSFYLHSPEGSSKLPLASPYPLDGASKPLPAAPTQAPSYVPHPEGPLKPSPCPAGELSKSPALSEGSPKAAASSPAAGNSEVKMTSFAERKKQLVKAEAEAGSPAATPAAAEALSSEMSELGARLEEKRRAIEAQKRRIEAIFAKHRQRLGKSAFLQVQPREAGGEAEADPGPVPGGERPAGEGQGDPAPRPKAVTFSPELGPVPPEGLGDYNRAVSKLSAALSSLQRDMQRLTDQQQRLLAPPEAPGPAPPPAAWVIPGPTVGPKAASPSPARRAPAARRSPGPGPSPTPRSPKHARPAELRLAPLTRVLTPPHDVDSLPHLRKFSPSQVPVQTRSSILLAEGSPPEEPVARPGLIEIPLGSLEEPTAEDEGDGSPPGAEDSLEEEASSEGEPRAGLGFFYKDEDKPEDEMAQKRASLLERQQRRAEEARRRKQWQEAEKEQRREEAARLAQEEVTAGAPAPPAPVAPTAAPAPAGRAPAEEEVGPRRGDFTRLEYERRAQLKLMDDLDKVLRPRAAGTGGPGRGGRRAPRPRSGCCDDSALARSPARGLLGSRLSKVYSQSTLSLSTVANEAPNNLGVKRPTSRAPSPSGLMSPSRLPGSRERDWENGSNASSPASVPEYTGPRLYKEPSAKSNKFIIHNALSHCCLAGKVNEPQKNRILEEIEKSKANHFLILFRDSSCQFRALYTLSGETEELTRLAGYGPRTVTPTMVEGIYKYNSDRKRFTQIPAKTMSMSVDAFTIQGHLWQSKKPTTPKKGSSTPK; from the exons ATGGTGGAGGCGGCGCCCCCCGGGCCCGGGCCGCTGCGGAGGACCTTCCTGGTGCCCGAGATCAAGTCGCTGGACCAGTACGATTTCTCGCGGGCCAAGGCGGCGGCCAGCCTGGCGTGGGTTCTGCGGGCCGCGTTCGGGGGCGCAG AGCATGTGCCCTCGGAGCTGTGGGAGCCCTTCTACACCGACCAGTACGCGCAGGAGCACGTGAAGCCCCCGGTGACGCGGCTGCTGCTCTCGGCCGAGCTCTACTGCCGGGCCTGGCGCCAGGCGCTGCCGCAGCTCgaacccccccccagcccctcggCGCTGCTGGCCCTGCTGGCGCGGAGGGGCACAGTGCCCGCGCTGCCCGAGCGCCCCGTGCAGGAGGCCGACCTGAAGCACCAGCCGATCCTCATG GGAGCCCACCTAGCTGTCATTGACGCCCTCATGGTTGCCTTCGCCTTCGAGTGGACAAAGACACTGCCCGGTCCTTTGGCCCTGGCCAGCTTGGAGCACAAGCTCCTTTTCTGGGTGGACACG accATCCGGCGGCTGCAGGAGAAGACGGAGCAGGAAGCTGCCCAGAGAGCCTCTCCTGTGGCCCCTGCAGATGGGGTGGCCCCAGCACAGCCCTCG TGCCCCACACGCTGGTACTGGAAGCTGGTTCCT CACGCAATTGCCTTCTGTTTGAAGGAGTCGGGGAGCAAACCCCCCATG ATCCGATACCGCAAGGACCGAGCTGTGGCCCGACGCGCCCCCTGCTTTCCAAATGTGACCACCCTCCAGGATCTGGCAAGTGGGGCTGCGCTAGCTGCCACAATTCACTGCTATTGTCCTCAGCTCTTGCGACTCGAGG AGGTGTGCCTCAAGGACCCCATGTCCGTGGCGGACAGCCTGTACAACCTCCAGCTGGTGCAGGATTTCTGTGCCTCCCGCCTTCCTCGTGGCTGCCCGCTCTCCCTCGAGGACCTGCTTTATGTCCCACCGCCCCTCAAG ATCAACCTGGTGGTGCTGCTTGCCGAGATGTTCATGTGCTTTGAGGTGCTGAAACCTGATTTCGTCCAGGCCAAGGACCTGCCTGATGGTCACG CGGCCTCCCCCCGGGCCACGGAGGCCTCTCCCGCTCAGAACAGCAGTGGCTGCAG TTCTCCTGTCTTCAACTTCCGCCACCCGCTTCTGTCATCTGGCGGCCCCCAGTCCCCACTCCGTGGATCCACAG GCTCACTGAAGTCCTCCCCGTCCATGTCCCACATGGAGGCCCTCGGCAAGGCCTGGAACCGTCAGCTCAG CCGTCCCCTTTCCCAGGCAGTGTCGTTCAGCACCCCCTTTGGCCTGGACAGCGACGTGGATGTTGTCATGGGAGACCCCGTCCTCCTCCGCTCGGTCAGCTCGGACAGCTTGGGCCCCCCGCGCCCGGTGCCAGCCCGGACCCCCGTCCAGCCGCCCCCGGAGCCCGGAGACCTGCCTACCATCGAGGAGGCCCTGCAGATCATCCACAGCGCCGAGCCCCGGCTGCTCCCAGACGGGGCGGCCGACGGCAGCTTCTACCTCCACTCCCCTGAGGGCTCCTCCAAACTGCCGCTGGCCTCCCCCTACCCACTCGACGGGGCCTCAAAGCCACTGCCCGCTGCGCCCACCCAAGCACCCAGCTATGTGCCCCACCCTGAGGGCCCCCTGAAACCGTCTCCCTGCCCGGCAGGGGAGCTGTCGAAATCACCAGCCCTGTCTGAGGGCTCCCCGAAGGCAGCAGCTTCATCCCCTGCGGCTGGCAACTCTGAGGTGAAGATGACCAGCTTTGCTGAGCGCAAGAAGCAGCTGGTCAAGGCTGAGGCCGAGGCAGGGTCCCCGGCAGCCACCCCTGCCGCAGCAGAGGCCCTGAGCTCGGAGATGAGTGAGCTGGGGGCCCGGCTGGAGGAGAAACGGAGGGCCATCGAGGCTCAGAAGCGGCGCATCGAGGCCATCTTTGCTAAACACCGGCAGCGACTGGGCAAGAGCGCTTTCCTGCAGGTGCAGCCGcgggaggctggaggggaggcggagGCGGACCCCGGCCCGGTCCCTGGTGGGGAGCGGCCAGCGGGCGAGGGCCAGGGCGATCCGGCCCCACGGCCCAAGGCAGTGACCTTCTCACCTGAACTGGGCCCGGTGCCCCCCGAGGGGCTGGGGGACTATAACCGGGCGGTCAGCAAGCTAAGTGCTGCGCTGAGCTCACTGCAGCGGGACATGCAGAGGCTCACGGACCAGCAGCAGCGGCTCCTGGCCCCACCCGAGGCCCCGGGGCCTGCCCCACCACCTGCTGCATGGGTCATCCCTGGTCCCACAGTGGGTCCCAAAGCCGCGTCTCCCAGCCCTGCTCGGCGTGCCCCAGCTGCCCGGCGCAGCCCCGGGCCTGGCCCCAGCCCGACACCCCGAAGCCCGAAACATGCACGGCCAGCAGAGCTGCGGCTAGCACCCCTGACAAGAGTGCTCACACCTCCCCACGATGTAGACAGCCTCCCCCACCTGCGCAAGTTCTCGCCAAGTCAGGTGCCTGTGCAGACACGCTCCTCTATCCTCCTGGCGGAGGGGTCACCACCAGAGGAGCCTGTGGCCCGGCCTGGCCTCATCGAGATCCCACTGGGCAGCCTGGAAGAGCCCACAGCCGAGGACGAGGGAGATGGGAGCCCCCCTGGTGCTGAGGATTCCTTGGAGGAAGAGGCGTCTTCAGAGGGAGAGCCCCGGGCCGGGCTGGGCTTTTTCTATAAG GATGAAGACAAGCCCGAGGACGAGATGGCCCAAAAGCGGGCCAGTCTGCTGGAACGGCAGCAGCGGCGGGCAGAGGAGGCGCGGCGGCGGAAACAGTGGCAGGAGGCCGAGAAGGAGCAGCGGAGGGAAGAGGCCGCACG GCTGGCCCAGGAGGAGGTGACCGCGGGTGCCCCGGCCCCCCCAGCTCCTGTGGCCCccacagcagccccagcccctgccggGAGGGCCCCAGCTGAGGAAGAAGTGGGCCCCAGGCGGGGGGACTTCACGCGGCTCGAGTATGAACGCAGGGCCCAGCTGAAGCTGATGGATGACCTTGACAAAGTGCTGCGGCCACGGGCTGCGGGGACcggggggccgggccggggcgggcGGAGGGCCCCCCGGCCACGCTCTGGTTGCTGTGATGACTCGGCCCTGGCACGAAGCCCTGCCCGTGGCCTGCTGG gctcccggctcagcaaaGTCTACTCTCAGTCCACCCTGTCACTGTCCACCGTGGCCAATGAGGCCCCCAATAACCTCGGCGTGAAGAGGCCCACGTCTCG ggctcCGTCCCCATCCGGCCTCATGTCCCCCAGCCGCCTGCCTGGCAGCCGTGAGCGCGACTGGGAGAATGGCAGCAACGCCTCCTCCCCGGCATCGGTGCCCGAGTACACCG GTCCACGGCTGTACAAGGAGCCCAGCGCCAAGTCCAACAAGTTCATCATACACAATGCCCTGTCTCACTGCTGCTTGGCAGGCAAGGTGAACGAACCGCAGAAGAACCGCATTCTCGAG GAAATTGAGAAGAGCAAGGCCAACCACTTCCTGATCCTCTTCCGGGACTCGAGCTGCCAGTTCCGGGCCCTCTACACCCTGTCCGGGGAGACAGAGGAGCTGACCCGCCTGGCGGGCTATGGCCCCCGCACGGTCACACCCACCATGGTCGAGGGCATCTACAAGTACAACTCGGACCGCAAGCGCTTTACCCAGATCCCTGCCAAGACCATGTCCATGAGTGTAGACGCCTTCACCATCCAGGGCCACCTCTGGCAGAGCAAGAAGCCCACGACTCCCAAGAAGGGCAGCAGCACCCCCAAGTAG